The following are encoded in a window of Citrobacter freundii genomic DNA:
- a CDS encoding cupin domain-containing protein: protein MDKADVKSFDIPDEVREFANGRLELLNIGGAIVGRAVLEPGWRWATSIQSIAGTKSCEAPHFQYHVAGVLRVKMDDGSEFDCRPGDLSRIPPGHDAWVVGDESVVIVDFQGMVDWARHKDTGCNDSP from the coding sequence ATGGACAAAGCAGATGTGAAATCATTCGATATACCAGATGAGGTTCGCGAGTTTGCGAATGGACGACTGGAACTTCTCAATATCGGCGGAGCCATCGTCGGACGTGCGGTGCTGGAGCCCGGCTGGCGATGGGCGACATCGATCCAGTCGATAGCGGGAACAAAGAGTTGTGAAGCCCCGCATTTTCAATACCACGTAGCCGGGGTACTGCGGGTAAAAATGGACGATGGCAGTGAATTTGATTGCCGCCCCGGCGATCTGTCACGCATCCCTCCAGGGCACGACGCCTGGGTCGTCGGGGATGAGTCGGTGGTCATTGTTGACTTTCAGGGCATGGTCGACTGGGCCAGACATAAAGATACCGGCTGTAACGACTCGCCATAA
- the trpS gene encoding tryptophan--tRNA ligase, translating to MNNKTIILTGDRPTGPLHLGHFVGSLCQRVALQRDYQQFVLVADLQGLTDNGSNPQKIRNNIPEVLADYLAAGIDPSLTTICLQSALPALAELTALYMNIVTVARVERNPTVKNEIMQKGFTRSLPVGFLVYPISQAADITAFKANVVPVGDDQLPMLEQTNEIVHKMNSLLPTPVLQHCKAMLSETSRLPGIDGNAKMSKSLGNTLLLSASEEAIHRAVSAMYTDPHHLKVTDPGQIDGNIVFTYLDAFHPNKAKVAEMKANYQQGGLGDKTCKNELEVCLQELIAPMRERRATYIQDKGMLMALLQKGSERAHDVTQKTVREVKCGLGLPVF from the coding sequence ATGAACAACAAAACCATTATTCTTACTGGCGATCGCCCAACCGGCCCATTACATCTCGGCCACTTTGTTGGCTCGCTATGCCAGCGTGTTGCCCTGCAACGTGATTATCAACAGTTTGTGCTGGTCGCGGATCTTCAGGGGCTTACCGATAACGGCAGCAATCCGCAAAAGATCCGCAATAACATCCCCGAAGTGCTCGCCGATTATCTTGCCGCGGGGATTGATCCTTCACTCACGACAATTTGCTTGCAGTCTGCTCTACCGGCGCTTGCTGAACTGACTGCGCTTTATATGAACATTGTTACCGTGGCGCGCGTAGAGCGTAACCCAACGGTAAAAAATGAAATTATGCAAAAAGGGTTCACCCGCTCTCTGCCGGTTGGTTTCCTGGTTTACCCGATCAGCCAGGCGGCAGATATTACGGCCTTCAAAGCCAACGTTGTTCCCGTCGGCGACGATCAATTACCGATGCTCGAGCAGACTAACGAAATCGTACATAAGATGAATAGCCTGTTACCGACTCCCGTTTTACAGCATTGTAAGGCTATGTTGAGCGAAACCAGCCGCCTCCCGGGTATCGACGGCAACGCCAAAATGTCGAAATCACTTGGCAATACGTTGCTCCTTTCTGCCAGCGAAGAGGCCATTCATCGCGCGGTCAGCGCCATGTACACCGACCCTCACCATTTAAAAGTGACCGACCCGGGGCAGATAGACGGCAATATAGTGTTCACATATCTGGACGCATTTCACCCGAACAAAGCAAAAGTTGCGGAGATGAAAGCGAACTATCAACAAGGCGGGCTGGGGGATAAAACCTGTAAAAATGAGCTGGAGGTGTGTTTACAAGAACTCATTGCCCCCATGCGAGAACGCCGTGCGACCTACATCCAGGATAAGGGCATGTTGATGGCGCTATTGCAAAAAGGGAGCGAGCGGGCGCACGACGTCACGCAGAAAACAGTAAGGGAAGTGAAGTGTGGGCTGGGATTACCCGTTTTCTGA
- a CDS encoding PhzF family phenazine biosynthesis protein, with translation MKHIDFYMIDAFTDTTFGGNAAAVCPLTEWLPDEILLKMSQQHNQSETAFFVTTDSGFELRWFTTQGEINLCGHATLAAAHVIFEHLDYPDTTIHFETRFVGPLTVTRSGEWLTLDFPAWNTESVIPPPLLLETLGITEYKEVRVARDYMVVMENQQQIAAVRPDIHAMLPLGKMVCITAPGDGEYDFVSRFFCPGEAVAEDPVTGSAHSMLIPYWAEKLNKTQMLARQVSERGGDLRCKLVGDRVHIGGQATTYLTGKVQLRENAR, from the coding sequence ATGAAGCACATTGATTTTTACATGATAGATGCCTTTACCGACACCACTTTTGGTGGCAATGCCGCCGCAGTGTGTCCTCTTACAGAATGGTTGCCCGATGAGATATTATTAAAAATGTCTCAGCAACATAACCAGTCAGAAACCGCCTTCTTTGTCACCACCGATAGCGGCTTTGAGCTACGTTGGTTTACCACTCAGGGTGAAATCAATTTATGCGGGCATGCCACACTGGCTGCTGCACACGTCATCTTTGAACATCTTGACTACCCGGACACCACAATTCACTTCGAAACCCGATTTGTTGGCCCGCTGACCGTGACCCGCAGTGGCGAATGGCTGACGCTTGATTTCCCCGCCTGGAATACCGAATCGGTTATACCGCCGCCTTTACTATTGGAAACGCTGGGTATCACGGAATACAAAGAAGTCCGCGTGGCACGTGATTACATGGTCGTTATGGAGAATCAGCAGCAGATTGCAGCAGTACGCCCGGATATTCACGCTATGCTTCCGCTGGGAAAAATGGTCTGCATTACGGCGCCAGGCGATGGGGAATACGATTTTGTCAGTCGATTCTTCTGCCCAGGCGAGGCCGTTGCGGAAGACCCTGTCACAGGTTCGGCACATAGCATGCTCATTCCATACTGGGCTGAGAAACTGAACAAAACACAGATGCTGGCACGCCAGGTGTCCGAGCGCGGCGGGGATTTACGCTGCAAGTTAGTGGGCGATCGTGTCCATATTGGTGGTCAAGCCACAACGTATCTGACAGGTAAAGTACAGTTGCGTGAGAACGCGCGATAA
- a CDS encoding diguanylate cyclase, which translates to MRIATITNWAYSATVCLTLASGVVMLMASNADNTERQAVEQRYIFDQLTEEVEIDAWSLSDLARLYVVSKDPDALQAYQQKETSLKAVEHRLTKLKDTGASGEELALLHEGLQIVDTLQNEQQTAIESVARGEQAQAIALLFGKSYEQELERTQDKIDHFRQMLDSRARNAIEDATQTSRTLRTLSEVMVGLTALLFLFVLGFILKRRVLRPVVRLSDVVHRLASQDYAVETPNFNQIDEIGDMAQAIRIFRENGLVRQRLEKERDADWAIRELLARMTQRLQGCENFADVINVAQLFAPNIAPGVAGRLYILDREPWQMRCVAEWLSPQGKADAFHPDECWAVRRGQSHPPVHGEPDIACYHLPESCQDHTLCVPLIAQGEAIGLLSFQNLSDDTAPSRAYLELMAEALGLALANQRLRDALLEKALYDPLTGLRNRHHLEDTLRTQMGQAIHNQTPISCLMIDIDHFKDVNDRFGHEAGDGVIKGVAAIIQRAIRDSGMAFRYGGEEFLVLLSGMGEEEANRMATDIYNGVHALTLRFGTSDISHIDVYIGVASYPQHAQSDNLLRAADVALYRAKELGRSRIVSFGMLQAS; encoded by the coding sequence GTGCGAATAGCCACAATCACCAACTGGGCCTACAGTGCGACGGTATGCCTGACCCTCGCCTCCGGCGTGGTCATGCTAATGGCGTCAAACGCCGATAACACCGAACGACAGGCGGTAGAACAGCGGTATATATTCGATCAGCTGACCGAAGAAGTTGAAATTGACGCCTGGTCACTGTCCGATCTGGCGCGCCTGTATGTGGTCAGTAAAGATCCTGATGCGTTGCAAGCCTACCAACAGAAAGAGACCTCGCTAAAAGCCGTTGAGCACCGATTGACGAAACTGAAGGATACCGGAGCATCAGGGGAAGAATTGGCGCTCCTGCACGAGGGATTGCAAATTGTTGATACGCTACAGAACGAACAACAGACGGCGATCGAAAGCGTCGCGCGCGGAGAGCAGGCGCAGGCTATCGCCCTGCTCTTCGGTAAATCCTATGAGCAGGAGCTCGAACGGACGCAGGATAAAATAGACCATTTCCGCCAGATGCTCGACAGCCGCGCCCGCAACGCCATTGAGGACGCCACGCAGACGTCCCGTACACTGCGCACGCTGTCCGAAGTGATGGTCGGACTGACGGCACTGCTGTTTTTGTTTGTCCTCGGCTTTATTTTAAAACGTCGGGTGCTGCGCCCCGTCGTGCGACTGAGCGACGTCGTTCATCGACTGGCCTCGCAGGATTACGCGGTTGAAACACCTAACTTTAACCAGATTGATGAAATCGGCGATATGGCACAGGCCATCCGCATTTTTCGCGAGAACGGCCTGGTACGGCAGCGGCTGGAGAAAGAGCGTGACGCCGACTGGGCGATACGCGAACTGCTGGCACGGATGACTCAGCGCTTACAGGGCTGTGAGAACTTCGCTGACGTTATCAATGTTGCACAACTGTTCGCGCCGAATATTGCTCCCGGCGTCGCCGGACGACTCTACATTCTTGACCGGGAACCGTGGCAGATGCGCTGCGTCGCTGAGTGGCTTTCTCCGCAGGGAAAAGCGGATGCCTTCCACCCGGACGAATGCTGGGCCGTGCGTCGCGGGCAGAGTCATCCCCCGGTCCACGGCGAGCCGGACATCGCCTGCTACCATTTGCCAGAGTCATGTCAGGATCACACGCTGTGTGTGCCGTTGATTGCTCAGGGTGAGGCTATCGGCCTGCTCTCATTTCAGAATCTCAGCGATGATACCGCGCCTTCCCGCGCGTATCTGGAACTGATGGCAGAAGCGCTCGGTCTGGCATTAGCCAATCAGCGTCTGCGCGATGCGTTACTGGAAAAAGCACTCTACGACCCGCTGACCGGTCTGCGCAATCGCCATCATCTGGAAGACACTTTGCGCACCCAGATGGGCCAGGCGATACATAATCAGACACCCATCAGTTGCCTGATGATTGATATTGATCACTTCAAAGATGTCAACGATCGGTTCGGCCACGAGGCGGGCGATGGCGTTATCAAGGGCGTTGCCGCGATTATTCAGCGCGCCATACGCGACAGTGGGATGGCGTTCCGCTACGGTGGTGAAGAGTTTTTGGTCCTGCTCAGCGGCATGGGTGAAGAAGAGGCTAACCGCATGGCGACGGATATCTACAACGGTGTGCATGCGCTTACGCTGCGCTTTGGGACGTCGGACATCAGCCATATCGACGTGTATATTGGCGTTGCCAGCTACCCACAGCACGCCCAAAGCGACAACCTGCTGCGCGCCGCTGACGTGGCCCTGTATCGCGCCAAAGAGTTGGGCCGATCGCGAATCGTGAGCTTCGGTATGCTGCAAGCGAGCTAA
- a CDS encoding AI-2E family transporter, whose product MRFNGLTKGFFIFILALVTWAFFDVLSPYFSAILWAAILTTIFNPVKNKLRSALGDRNGLASLITIGIICLIVFIPLMVILSSLAIELNVVYSKLQQNNTQFPEVVTAILSYLPDWARGFLADHHLDNVAQIQQKLSDVALQGGQYLAGSAFLIGKGTFGFAISFGIMLYLLFFLLKDGPYLVRQILDSLPLTDFAKQHLFAKFVGVTRATVKGTAVVAVVQGTLGGIAFAIVDIDGSVLWGALMAFLSLVPAVGSAIVWVPAAIFLFATQQLWQGLFIVGFFVIIVGLVDNILRPLLVGKDTKMPDYLILISTLGGMEIYGINGFVIGPLIAALFLACWNLLSGRDHEGNVEEIDKDFMEEGKNPPDL is encoded by the coding sequence ATGCGTTTTAACGGACTGACCAAAGGTTTTTTCATTTTCATTCTCGCCCTTGTGACGTGGGCGTTCTTTGATGTGCTGTCCCCTTACTTTTCCGCCATTCTGTGGGCCGCGATATTAACCACTATTTTTAATCCGGTGAAAAACAAACTGCGCAGCGCGCTGGGCGATCGCAACGGGCTGGCGTCGCTTATCACCATTGGCATTATCTGCCTGATTGTCTTTATTCCCCTGATGGTGATCCTGTCATCACTGGCTATCGAACTGAACGTGGTGTACAGCAAGCTGCAACAGAACAACACGCAGTTCCCGGAAGTCGTCACCGCGATCCTGTCGTATCTCCCTGACTGGGCCAGAGGATTCCTTGCGGACCACCATCTGGATAACGTGGCACAAATTCAGCAAAAGCTCTCCGATGTTGCATTACAGGGCGGGCAGTACCTCGCCGGCAGTGCATTCCTGATTGGCAAAGGGACATTCGGCTTTGCCATCAGCTTTGGCATCATGCTGTATCTGCTGTTTTTCCTGCTCAAGGACGGGCCGTACCTAGTGCGTCAGATTCTGGATTCTTTACCGCTGACCGATTTCGCTAAACAGCACCTGTTTGCCAAATTTGTCGGTGTCACCCGCGCCACGGTAAAAGGCACAGCGGTGGTCGCGGTGGTTCAGGGCACACTCGGTGGCATTGCTTTTGCCATTGTGGACATCGACGGCAGCGTTCTGTGGGGCGCATTGATGGCGTTTCTCTCACTGGTGCCTGCGGTGGGTTCAGCCATTGTCTGGGTACCCGCGGCAATTTTCCTCTTTGCCACGCAGCAGTTGTGGCAAGGACTGTTTATCGTCGGATTCTTCGTCATTATCGTCGGGCTGGTAGACAATATTTTGCGCCCATTACTGGTGGGCAAAGACACCAAGATGCCCGATTATCTAATTTTGATTTCCACCCTCGGTGGGATGGAGATTTACGGTATCAACGGGTTTGTCATTGGCCCGTTGATCGCGGCACTGTTCCTTGCCTGCTGGAATCTGTTATCCGGGCGCGATCACGAGGGCAACGTGGAGGAGATCGATAAAGACTTTATGGAAGAAGGAAAAAATCCTCCAGATTTATAA
- a CDS encoding ABC transporter six-transmembrane domain-containing protein, producing the protein MISLKSHDKSTSLYSAVGTLKSLARRHRKKLLVTFLLVVAENLTYLLYPLMAGFAINAIIAGNALHAVFYAVVVFIMWAIGAARRSVDTRTFTRIYAELAVPVILAQRRDNQNTSTIAARVALSREFVDFFEKHLPALITSIASILGAAIMLLVIELWTGVACLVILGFFSLFLSSYTRKNEALFLRLNNRLEKEIAMVNSAAASPLGKHYRLLSRLRICLSDREALGYLSIGIVVALLFGMTILIMTLGGGADAGHIYSVMTYMWMFAMSLDDAPQLLEKYSQLKDIGKRVNTGHE; encoded by the coding sequence ATGATAAGCCTGAAGAGTCACGATAAATCCACATCCTTATACAGTGCAGTTGGCACGCTTAAGTCTCTGGCCCGCCGCCACCGTAAAAAACTCCTAGTCACATTTCTTCTCGTCGTTGCCGAGAACCTGACGTATCTGCTGTATCCGCTAATGGCCGGCTTTGCCATCAATGCAATTATTGCGGGTAACGCCTTACACGCGGTTTTTTATGCCGTTGTGGTCTTTATTATGTGGGCCATAGGGGCGGCTCGTCGGAGTGTTGATACCCGTACATTTACCCGGATCTATGCTGAGTTGGCTGTTCCCGTCATTCTCGCTCAACGTCGGGACAATCAAAATACCTCGACCATTGCAGCACGGGTCGCGCTTTCCCGCGAGTTCGTCGATTTTTTTGAAAAGCATCTGCCTGCGCTGATCACCTCGATCGCCTCTATTCTGGGGGCTGCCATCATGCTGCTGGTTATAGAGTTGTGGACGGGTGTGGCCTGCCTTGTCATTCTTGGTTTTTTTTCACTGTTCCTGAGCAGCTATACGCGCAAAAACGAAGCGCTTTTCCTGCGATTAAATAATCGACTCGAAAAAGAGATAGCTATGGTCAATAGTGCCGCCGCCTCCCCGCTCGGCAAACATTACCGCCTGTTGTCCAGGCTGCGTATTTGTTTATCTGACCGTGAGGCGCTGGGTTACTTGTCCATTGGCATTGTGGTCGCTCTGTTATTTGGCATGACGATCCTCATCATGACGCTCGGCGGCGGGGCTGATGCGGGTCACATTTACTCTGTGATGACCTATATGTGGATGTTTGCCATGAGCCTGGATGATGCTCCGCAGTTGCTGGAAAAGTATTCTCAGCTCAAAGATATTGGTAAACGAGTAAACACCGGACATGAATAA
- a CDS encoding TetR/AcrR family transcriptional regulator, whose amino-acid sequence MKKKTEELRVRILDGAVALFIEKGIEKVTTRELTEHLGLSRSHIYHYFKDWQSLCLAALERFMQKELDDLTESLAGREPHEKLSVLIKYYLPEGPDAVWQLYDSLWRLASHDAAYAELAERNMNCWMEMIADIIREGVGLKAFRALDAERVTRQFVAMLNGYSENLIFHPSPEKCQLASDDLHDFIRQML is encoded by the coding sequence ATGAAAAAAAAGACAGAAGAGTTGAGAGTACGAATTCTGGATGGCGCGGTGGCGCTGTTTATCGAAAAAGGGATAGAGAAGGTGACAACCCGGGAGTTGACGGAACATCTCGGCCTTTCTCGCAGCCATATCTATCACTACTTTAAGGACTGGCAGTCACTGTGCCTCGCCGCGCTGGAAAGATTTATGCAAAAAGAGCTGGACGATTTAACCGAATCGTTAGCCGGGCGCGAACCTCACGAAAAGTTAAGCGTATTGATCAAATACTACCTTCCTGAAGGTCCGGATGCCGTCTGGCAGCTTTATGACTCTTTATGGCGCCTGGCGAGCCATGACGCCGCTTACGCAGAGCTTGCAGAGCGCAATATGAATTGCTGGATGGAAATGATCGCCGACATTATTCGTGAAGGTGTGGGGTTGAAAGCGTTCCGGGCGCTGGATGCCGAACGTGTTACACGCCAGTTCGTTGCCATGCTTAACGGGTACTCAGAGAACCTGATTTTTCATCCTTCACCTGAAAAATGTCAGTTGGCCAGCGACGATCTCCACGACTTTATCAGGCAGATGTTGTAA
- a CDS encoding DUF1294 domain-containing protein, which translates to MNLNRGCYLLLILAAIGSLFTSHPFIIWLLLANVLTLVIYGMDKMAARKAWRRVPEFTLLMFGVVGGWPGAIAGQQLFRHKTQKQPFKTYFIISVLLSISVMVAVYQLFHFSPF; encoded by the coding sequence ATGAATCTCAATCGCGGTTGTTATTTGCTGCTGATCCTCGCTGCGATCGGCAGCCTGTTTACATCTCATCCCTTTATTATATGGTTACTGCTCGCCAACGTACTGACGCTGGTGATTTACGGCATGGACAAAATGGCGGCGCGAAAAGCCTGGCGCAGAGTGCCAGAGTTCACATTACTGATGTTTGGCGTTGTCGGCGGATGGCCCGGCGCGATAGCAGGTCAGCAACTCTTTCGCCACAAAACACAAAAACAGCCATTCAAAACCTACTTTATCATCAGCGTATTATTGAGCATCTCCGTGATGGTAGCGGTATATCAGCTCTTTCATTTTTCGCCTTTCTGA
- the catA gene encoding type A chloramphenicol O-acetyltransferase yields the protein MKKTIPEYTPVDLSCWARKEHFEVFQTFAQSTFNQTVLLDITVLLKHIKEVGWKFYPTIIFLLSKVVNRHTEFRMAIKDNELVIWNEVHPSYTIFHNETETFSSLWSHYDGNIHHFQHVYAEDMARYSNNLSYWPKGESLENIFFVSAIPWVSFTSFNINVANMQNFFSPMFTIGKYYNQDGKVLLPLAIQVHHSVCDGFHVARLINELQEISDNILHHSEERNA from the coding sequence ATGAAAAAAACAATCCCAGAATATACGCCAGTTGACTTATCTTGTTGGGCAAGGAAGGAGCATTTTGAGGTATTTCAGACCTTTGCACAAAGCACATTTAACCAAACAGTTCTCTTAGACATTACCGTGCTGTTAAAACATATAAAAGAGGTTGGCTGGAAATTTTATCCTACTATTATTTTCCTGCTCTCTAAAGTCGTAAACAGACATACAGAGTTTCGTATGGCGATAAAGGACAATGAGCTTGTCATATGGAATGAAGTTCATCCAAGTTATACGATTTTCCATAATGAAACGGAGACCTTTTCATCATTATGGAGTCACTACGATGGCAATATTCATCACTTTCAACATGTTTATGCAGAAGACATGGCACGCTATAGTAATAACCTTTCTTACTGGCCTAAGGGAGAGTCGCTGGAAAATATATTTTTCGTGTCGGCCATTCCTTGGGTAAGTTTTACCAGTTTCAATATCAACGTTGCCAACATGCAGAACTTTTTTTCCCCCATGTTCACTATTGGGAAATACTACAACCAGGATGGAAAAGTATTGTTACCTCTCGCCATTCAGGTACATCATTCCGTGTGCGATGGTTTTCATGTGGCAAGATTGATCAATGAGTTACAAGAGATTAGCGATAACATATTGCACCATTCAGAAGAACGCAATGCTTGA
- a CDS encoding monooxygenase: protein MSNTLLQLHFDFQGPFGEEMSRQLVDLAESINQEPGFIWKIWTENEATQEAGGIYLFQDEETALAYVKKHTARLKPLGVQNVQFRIFNVNEPLTRINHGMAE from the coding sequence ATGTCAAACACACTATTGCAGTTGCACTTTGATTTTCAGGGCCCGTTTGGCGAAGAGATGTCACGCCAGCTTGTCGACCTGGCAGAATCCATTAACCAGGAGCCTGGCTTTATCTGGAAAATCTGGACAGAAAACGAAGCAACCCAGGAAGCCGGCGGCATCTACCTGTTCCAGGACGAAGAAACTGCGCTGGCATATGTTAAAAAGCATACAGCCCGTCTGAAGCCGCTGGGTGTGCAAAACGTGCAATTCAGAATCTTTAATGTCAATGAACCGTTAACGCGCATTAACCACGGCATGGCTGAGTAA
- a CDS encoding RluA family pseudouridine synthase — protein sequence MSTLFDTFIAPPCHDEIEVLYQDDHLLLINKPTGLLSLSGKNPQNIDSVHHRLVQIYPGCTLVHRLDFGTSGLMVIARNKATNAALCQQFSLRAVTKVYSALLCGHLSEDEGVIDAAIAKDPALFPLMSICAISGKPARSRYRVVERFNHPLEDGTVLPLTRVHLFPETGRTHQLRIHCQHLGYAIWGCDLYGGRLLPGTERTPRLMLHASELHFKHPVSGEAINAHNGSPF from the coding sequence ATGTCTACTCTCTTTGATACCTTTATTGCTCCGCCGTGCCATGACGAGATAGAGGTCCTCTATCAGGACGACCATCTGCTTCTTATCAATAAACCCACCGGTTTGCTAAGCCTGTCGGGAAAAAATCCGCAAAATATCGACTCGGTACATCACCGGCTGGTTCAGATTTATCCCGGCTGCACGCTGGTGCATCGACTTGATTTTGGCACTTCCGGGCTGATGGTGATTGCCCGCAATAAGGCTACCAATGCTGCGCTGTGCCAGCAATTCAGCCTGCGCGCTGTTACCAAGGTGTATAGCGCCTTGCTCTGTGGGCATTTGAGCGAGGATGAAGGGGTGATAGACGCTGCTATTGCCAAGGATCCGGCGCTGTTTCCGCTGATGTCGATATGCGCCATCAGCGGCAAACCCGCGCGCTCCCGCTATCGGGTTGTCGAGCGCTTTAATCATCCGCTGGAAGACGGGACTGTACTGCCGTTAACGCGGGTACATCTTTTCCCCGAAACCGGTCGCACCCATCAGTTGCGTATTCACTGTCAACATCTGGGATACGCCATTTGGGGCTGCGATCTGTATGGGGGGCGTCTGTTGCCGGGTACAGAACGGACGCCACGACTGATGCTGCATGCCAGCGAACTGCATTTTAAGCATCCTGTCAGCGGAGAAGCGATCAACGCCCACAATGGCAGTCCGTTCTGA
- the mdtK gene encoding MdtK family multidrug efflux MATE transporter: protein MQKYVIEARQLLALAIPVILAQIAQTAMGFVDTVMAGGYSATDMAAVAIGTSIWLPAILFGHGLLLALTPVIAQLNGSGRRDRIAHQIRQGFWLAGSVSVLIMVVLWNAGYIIRSMDNIDPALADKAVGYLRALLWGAPGYLFFQVARNQCEGLAKTKPAMVMGFLGLLVNIPVNYIFIYGHFGMPELGGVGCGVATAAVYWVMFLAMLSYVKRARSMRDIRNVRGFQKPDTAVMKRLIQLGLPIALALFFEVTLFAVVALLVSPLGIVDVAGHQIALNFSSLMFVLPMSLAAAVTIRVGYRLGQGSTLDAQTAARTGLGVGVCMAVLTAVFTVTLREHIALLYNNNPEVVTLAAQLMLLAAVYQISDSIQVIGSGILRGYKDTRSIFFITFIAYWVLGLPSGYILALTDLVVERMGPAGFWIGFIIGLTSAAVMMMLRMRYLQRQPSAIILQRAAR, encoded by the coding sequence GTGCAAAAGTATGTAATCGAAGCGCGTCAGTTATTAGCTCTGGCAATTCCGGTGATTCTTGCGCAAATCGCCCAAACCGCAATGGGGTTCGTCGATACCGTCATGGCGGGTGGATACAGCGCGACGGACATGGCTGCCGTCGCTATCGGGACCTCCATTTGGCTCCCGGCCATCTTATTTGGTCACGGACTCCTGCTGGCATTGACGCCAGTCATTGCGCAACTTAACGGATCGGGTCGCCGCGACCGCATTGCTCATCAAATACGCCAGGGTTTCTGGCTGGCGGGCAGCGTATCTGTGCTCATTATGGTGGTGCTCTGGAATGCGGGATACATTATCCGCTCCATGGATAATATCGATCCGGCGCTGGCCGATAAAGCCGTCGGCTACCTGCGCGCGCTGTTGTGGGGCGCGCCTGGCTATTTATTCTTCCAGGTAGCTCGTAACCAGTGTGAAGGTCTGGCCAAAACCAAACCGGCGATGGTGATGGGGTTTCTCGGCCTGTTGGTCAACATCCCGGTTAACTACATTTTCATCTATGGGCATTTTGGCATGCCAGAACTCGGCGGCGTAGGCTGCGGCGTTGCCACTGCGGCGGTGTACTGGGTGATGTTTCTCGCCATGTTGTCCTACGTTAAACGTGCGCGCTCAATGCGTGATATTCGCAACGTCCGCGGTTTCCAGAAACCCGATACCGCGGTGATGAAGCGCCTGATCCAGTTGGGCTTACCGATTGCGCTGGCATTATTCTTTGAAGTAACGTTGTTCGCCGTAGTGGCATTGCTGGTTTCCCCGCTGGGGATTGTGGACGTGGCCGGACACCAAATCGCGCTCAACTTTAGCTCGCTCATGTTCGTTCTGCCGATGTCGCTGGCAGCCGCCGTAACGATTCGCGTGGGTTATCGTCTGGGCCAGGGGTCAACGCTTGACGCCCAAACTGCAGCCAGAACCGGGTTGGGCGTCGGTGTTTGCATGGCGGTGTTAACCGCAGTGTTCACCGTGACCCTGCGTGAGCACATCGCCCTGCTCTACAACAATAATCCTGAAGTGGTGACGCTGGCTGCCCAGCTCATGTTGCTGGCCGCCGTGTATCAAATATCGGACTCGATTCAGGTCATTGGCAGTGGGATCCTGCGTGGTTATAAAGATACGCGCTCCATTTTCTTTATCACCTTTATCGCTTACTGGGTGTTGGGTTTACCGAGCGGATATATCCTCGCACTGACCGACCTGGTAGTTGAACGCATGGGTCCAGCAGGTTTCTGGATCGGCTTTATTATCGGTCTGACCTCTGCTGCAGTAATGATGATGCTGCGCATGCGTTATCTGCAACGCCAGCCGTCCGCCATTATTTTACAACGCGCGGCGCGATAA